The genomic region AACTTGTCAAAAAAGGCATCCATTTACCTTATTTCTGAGCGAAGGTTAATTTGAGCGATTATTTCTTCCGCACTTATCCCGTATTTATCCCGTATTTCTTCCGCACTTATCCCGTATTTATCCCGTAATGTGGTTAAAGGGTCTTTCGTTTTCTCTGTACTTTCTCCATACTTTCTCCGTACTTTCCCCGAACTTTTCTCTGTACTCTTAAAAATTTTGCTAAGGAAACCACCTTGTTCCTCCTTCAAAACTGGTTCCGGTAATCCGGCATCTTTACAAGCTTCAATAATTTTGATCGTTCCACGTCCCCAAAAGTCAATATAGCCTGCTTTGAAACAAACATCTGCAAGCAATGGGTTTCTCGGTTTAGAGCGGTGTACTTTCTTTAAATCTTCTTCGGAAATTCCTTCTGGGAGGCTGCCATCATTCCAAACGCTGAAATTGTACTCATACAAGCGAATTTGCGTTGGAGGCCCTGCAGAAAGGTCCAGGGTATTGGCGCAGAATTTGATCTTAAAACAGTCTTATCCAGTTAAATTCCCTAATTATTGAAATATACCCCAAACAGCAAGTGAATGCATCCCTAATTAAGCATACTTTTTAACAGTCACCCATACCCTTATCCAGGTTTGATAATTGCTCAAACAAAAATTCAACCTTGCTAAATCTCTGAAATGTATACCAATAAGGGCTCACAGTCTTATATAAGCAGATCAAAGCTTATTTACCTGAAAAACAATGAAAGAATTTCATTGCCCAAAGAAAAAAGAAGAGCCAAGATGACTCTTCTAAAAAAGGTTCAAATAACACCTTCATCAGCGAAACTATAATAAGACTCTTTAGAAATAATAAGATGGTCAAGAAGATGAATATCGATGATTAATCGAGAGTCCTTTATTTTTCTTGTAACTGGGGAACAAGGTCGAAATATGTACTTTGATTATCCGTAAAAAGATGTTTTTTCACTAATACATTAGTGAATAATACCATAAACCTGGTCATTGAAACGGATCTCCCCTCTATTTTCCATATTGATTACTATTCCGTGCAAAAAATCAGACGGCTTCTTTCCATCCTTGCACGAATTGCACCGTATAAACCCAATATCCAAAAGCTTGCAGAACAAACCGGCACCAGCCGTGATACATTGCTAAAGTATTTGTTCTATTTAGAAAAGGCGAAAATTGTTAAATGGCTGGGAAAGGATTCAATGGGGATCAACTATTTGAACAAATAGGAAAAACTCTACCTCGATAATACAAACCTTATGT from Bacteroidota bacterium harbors:
- a CDS encoding DUF4143 domain-containing protein, which encodes MNNTINLVIETDLPSIFHIDYYSVQKIRRLLSILARIAPYKPNIQKLAEQTGTSRDTLLKYLFYLEKAKIVKWLGKDSMGINYLNK